One region of Channa argus isolate prfri chromosome 20, Channa argus male v1.0, whole genome shotgun sequence genomic DNA includes:
- the slc35g1 gene encoding solute carrier family 35 member G1, with protein sequence MGDLNHGTHKRVFSVGDDVTVVFYKVDNRGTSSGGGHSDECGEDEPAAERIDFQSNCHGDAEEEAGGNDNSSQSSEKKTLCPPALCVSGEPASREGSAREGAEKPKGCPGLGLFYAFLSTVFFSIISVLVKTIQGVHAIEISAIRCFFQMLFVVPLLIYHKTGFLGPRDKRIYLVLRGFIGSNAMILLFYAVQQMPLADATVIMFSNPVFTSLLAWIFLKERCTIWDCVFTVFTLTGVILIARPPFLFGDHLRGIEGNYTNHIKGTIAAFAGAIAAACTFVILRKMGKSVHYYLSVWYYAVIGLIECIIAVSVLGEWKIPFCGRDRWILILIAVLGIAGQTFLTKALQIEKAAPVALMRTIDVVLAFIFQFLFFNLAPTLWSLGGALCVVLSTSGVAARRWYTSSRNS encoded by the exons ATGGGCGACCTCAACCACGGCACACACAAGCGGGTTTTCTCCGTAGGCGACGACGTCACTGTAGTGTTTTACAAAGTTGACAACCGGGGCACAAGCAGCGGCGGGGGCCACAGCGACGAGTGCGGCGAGGATGAACCGGCAGCTGAGAGGATTGATTTTCAAAGTAACTGTCACGGTGATGCCGAGGAGGAAGCGGGGGGAAACGACAATTCATCGCAAAGCAGCGAGAAGAAAACACTGTGTCCGCCGGCGTTGTGCGTCAGCGGCGAGCCCGCATCCCGAGAAGGAAGCGCGCGTGAAG GTGCAGAAAAACCAAAGGGTTGTCCAGGTCTTGGTTTGTTCTATGCTTTCCTGTCTACAGTTTTCTTCTCCATCATTTCCGTCTTGGTGAAAACCATCCAGGGAGTCCATGCCATAGAGATTAGCGCCATACGCTGCTTCTTCCAGATGCTCTTTGTTGTGCCTTTACTCATTTACCACAA GACAGGTTTTCTTGGTCCCAGAGATAAACGTATATACCTGGTGCTTCGGGGTTTCATTGGTTCCAATGCCATGATCCTGCTCTTCTATGCTGTTCAGCAGATGCCGCTGGCAGATGCCACTGTCATCATGTTCAG TAATCCAGTCTTTACATCACTCCTGGCTTGGATCTTCCTTAAGGAAAGATGTACAATCTGGGACTGTGTCTTCACTGTTTTTACCCTCACTGGAGTAATCCTTATCGCCCGACCACCTTTCCTCTTTGGCGACCATCTCCGTGGCATTGAGGGCAACTACACAAACCACATCAAGGGGACTATTGCTGCCTTTGCAG GAGCAATTGCTGCTGCTTGTACATTTGTTATTCTTCGCAAGATGGGTAAGAGTGTCCATTACTACCTCTCTGTCTGGTACTATGCAGTCATTGGTCTCATTGAGTGCATCATCGCTGTTTCCGTCCTCGGAGAGTGGAAAATCCCATTCTGCGGCCGTGATCGGTGGATTCTGATATTAATAGCTGTCCTGGGTATTGCTGGCCAGACCTTTCTGACAAAGGCCCTGCAGATCGAGAAGGCTGCACCCGTGGCCCTAATGAGGACTATAGATGTGGTGCTGGCATTCATCTTCcagtttttgttctttaacCTTGCACCAACATTGTGGAGCCTCGGAGGGGCGCTGTGCGTAGTGTTGAGCACCAGTGGAGTAGCAGCTAGGAGGTGGTACACGAGCTCACGCAACAGCTGA